In Candidatus Cloacimonadota bacterium, one genomic interval encodes:
- a CDS encoding putative sugar nucleotidyl transferase: MKINIFEDSRWENFLPLTYTRAVFDLRCGILKLRQKIAYYYPEYDYHLIVRKDLKELYRNRFPERHINQLTKNSNLFINGSLLINGEIARRINSLSDNTGLFFEQTCIAFKKNINADISISSEDIHKLMKDISREQLNIKPINYIWELVDKNSDAITKDFQIITKSKTNYIDKNENIHLINNEKIFIGKDVTIAPNVVLDASAGPIFLDDNSIIMANAVIFGPAYIGKNSIIKVGAKIYHGVSVGKVCKLGGEVEETMFQGYSNKQHDGFLGHSYVGEWVNLGADTNNSDLKNNYKKVKAYFYPERRYINTGMQFFGMIIGDYSKSGINTMFNTGCIVGIGCNLYSADLFSGFIPSFSWGTATNLKDYRINKIFETIRLVKKRRGLKLEKFEEKILKKCFDNSTKMRNVFNRKRNGQIS, encoded by the coding sequence ATGAAAATTAACATTTTTGAAGATTCAAGATGGGAAAATTTTTTACCTTTGACTTATACACGTGCAGTTTTTGACCTTAGATGTGGTATTTTAAAACTACGACAGAAAATTGCTTACTATTATCCCGAGTATGATTATCATCTTATTGTAAGAAAGGATTTAAAGGAACTTTACAGAAATAGATTTCCAGAGCGACATATAAATCAATTAACTAAAAATTCCAATCTTTTCATAAATGGAAGCTTGCTTATTAATGGTGAAATCGCAAGAAGAATAAATTCATTATCTGATAATACAGGATTATTTTTTGAACAAACCTGTATTGCTTTTAAGAAAAACATCAATGCTGATATATCAATTTCATCAGAGGATATACATAAGTTAATGAAAGATATATCACGAGAGCAATTAAACATCAAACCTATAAATTACATTTGGGAACTCGTTGATAAGAATTCTGACGCTATTACTAAAGATTTTCAAATTATCACTAAAAGCAAGACAAATTATATTGATAAGAACGAAAACATTCATTTGATTAATAATGAGAAGATATTCATTGGTAAAGATGTAACCATTGCACCAAATGTTGTTCTGGATGCAAGTGCAGGACCAATTTTTCTGGATGATAATAGTATAATTATGGCGAATGCAGTTATATTTGGTCCAGCTTACATTGGTAAAAATAGTATAATTAAAGTTGGAGCAAAAATTTATCATGGAGTATCTGTTGGTAAAGTATGTAAATTAGGTGGAGAAGTTGAAGAGACAATGTTTCAAGGATATTCAAATAAACAACACGATGGATTTCTCGGGCATTCCTATGTTGGTGAATGGGTAAATTTGGGTGCAGATACAAATAACAGTGACTTAAAAAATAATTATAAAAAAGTAAAAGCATATTTTTATCCAGAAAGAAGATATATCAATACAGGAATGCAATTTTTTGGAATGATAATTGGTGACTATTCAAAAAGCGGTATAAATACAATGTTCAATACTGGCTGCATAGTTGGAATTGGGTGTAACTTATATTCTGCTGATTTATTTAGTGGATTTATACCCTCTTTTAGTTGGGGAACTGCAACGAATTTAAAAGATTATAGAATTAATAAAATATTTGAAACAATCAGGCTCGTTAAAAAGAGAAGAGGGCTTAAGTTAGAAAAATTTGAAGAAAAAATCTTGAAAAAATGCTTTGATAATTCTACGAAAATGAGAAATGTTTTTAATAGAAAAAGAAATGGACAAATTAGTTGA
- the ricT gene encoding regulatory iron-sulfur-containing complex subunit RicT encodes MFLIEKEMDKLVEIRFKYDRKGFFANPKNIKLHTGQYVIVEAEKGADIGRVAMFSVKPEDVYIKKEDIKKIIRPANNDDLKRLARVRKKEKGAQKKFLEALKNQPFNMNLVDVEYQFDGNKLTFYFMAEKRVDFRNFLKDLAQIFRTRIELRQINERQEIKRLGGFGPCGRELCCKNLNLNFDRATIQMAKHQNVTATTSKITGPCGKILCCLAYEEDFYLEKAKGFPSLNDEIIYKRKRMKVTKNNYLISTVELKDEDQFGITISLDEYKSLKNRKKI; translated from the coding sequence ATGTTTTTAATAGAAAAAGAAATGGACAAATTAGTTGAAATACGATTTAAATATGACAGAAAAGGATTTTTTGCTAATCCCAAAAATATAAAACTCCATACAGGACAATATGTAATTGTTGAAGCTGAAAAAGGAGCTGATATAGGCAGAGTCGCAATGTTTTCTGTTAAGCCCGAAGATGTTTACATAAAGAAGGAAGATATAAAAAAAATTATCCGCCCAGCCAATAATGATGACCTGAAAAGACTTGCTCGTGTTCGTAAAAAGGAAAAGGGTGCCCAAAAAAAATTTTTGGAAGCATTAAAAAATCAGCCATTTAACATGAATCTGGTTGATGTGGAATATCAGTTTGATGGTAATAAACTAACATTTTATTTTATGGCGGAAAAGCGTGTTGATTTTCGTAATTTTCTTAAAGATTTGGCACAAATATTTCGGACACGGATTGAGTTAAGACAGATTAACGAAAGGCAGGAAATCAAAAGACTTGGAGGATTCGGCCCTTGCGGAAGAGAACTTTGCTGTAAGAATCTCAATTTGAATTTTGATAGAGCTACAATCCAAATGGCTAAGCACCAAAATGTAACTGCTACAACTTCCAAAATTACAGGCCCTTGCGGAAAAATATTGTGTTGTCTTGCGTATGAAGAAGATTTTTATTTGGAAAAAGCTAAGGGGTTTCCATCTCTAAATGATGAAATTATATATAAGAGAAAAAGAATGAAAGTAACCAAAAACAATTACTTGATTTCTACCGTTGAACTAAAAGATGAAGACCAATTTGGAATTACAATATCTCTGGACGAATATAAATCATTAAAAAACAGAAAAAAAATATAG
- the meaB gene encoding methylmalonyl Co-A mutase-associated GTPase MeaB, whose amino-acid sequence MHIEKLTEKLLQGDFHAAAKLITFLENNNHSEQIIKSIYPYRKKSYLLSITGAPGVGKSTITDKLIDRFRSQNKTVGVIAIDPTSPFSGGAILGDRIRLQRHSTDNGIFIRSMSTQGHLGGLAPNTNNAITVLSVLGCDYIVIETVGVGQSEVEIVKYADTVVLVLTPSSGDSIQIMKAGIMEIGDIFVVNKCDRQGCKKIVTSLEILQQLSEKKTNYVPPIVETIAKDNKGIDELYCTIENHKEFLYDNHIHTRKQKGRIENEIISIIQGILLSNTKEKLQSNNKLLKMVDSVYKKNTDPYSIANEIINNNLAINKRN is encoded by the coding sequence ATGCATATAGAAAAATTGACTGAAAAGCTTTTACAGGGAGATTTTCATGCTGCTGCTAAATTGATTACATTTCTTGAAAATAATAATCATTCTGAGCAAATAATAAAATCCATCTATCCATATAGAAAGAAAAGCTATTTATTAAGTATAACTGGTGCACCAGGTGTTGGCAAAAGCACTATTACTGATAAATTAATTGATAGATTTCGTAGCCAGAATAAAACAGTTGGGGTAATAGCAATTGACCCAACCAGCCCATTTTCCGGCGGAGCAATCTTAGGAGATAGAATCCGCTTGCAACGACATTCAACTGACAATGGAATTTTTATCAGAAGTATGAGTACACAAGGCCATCTGGGTGGTCTGGCTCCCAATACAAATAATGCTATTACTGTTTTGTCTGTGTTAGGATGTGATTATATTGTGATTGAAACTGTTGGTGTTGGGCAATCAGAAGTAGAAATAGTGAAATATGCTGATACAGTTGTGCTTGTGCTTACACCAAGTTCCGGAGATAGTATTCAAATTATGAAAGCTGGTATAATGGAAATTGGCGATATATTTGTTGTTAATAAATGCGATAGACAAGGTTGTAAAAAGATTGTAACCAGTTTAGAAATATTACAGCAACTTTCAGAAAAGAAAACGAATTATGTCCCTCCAATAGTTGAAACAATTGCTAAAGACAATAAAGGAATTGATGAACTTTATTGCACTATTGAAAATCATAAAGAATTTTTATATGATAATCATATACACACTCGTAAACAAAAAGGAAGGATTGAAAACGAAATTATTTCAATAATTCAAGGAATTCTGTTATCTAATACAAAAGAAAAATTGCAATCTAATAATAAACTGTTAAAAATGGTTGATTCAGTCTATAAAAAGAATACAGACCCTTACTCAATTGCAAATGAAATAATAAACAATAATCTTGCAATAAATAAAAGAAATTAA
- a CDS encoding FAD-dependent thymidylate synthase: protein MQVKLAGFNIDFDQIKDFSNCLKKLNNLKAIKDKFEKIQFTPETISAAYARISRSQKSVDELRKQSVEDVEKARKSNQKIVFDMGHSSIAEHAVFNLDIIGISRYLTEFVQRTRLASFTEKSQRYVTLHGDYVLPAEIKNDLEFRNEFIKIIEIQNQAYLEFFENLKDYYFKQNENYSSPQKLSKRELEGKAKEDSRYVLSLATQAQMGMTINARSVERLLKRLYAIPFKEATELADKIYNEVKSVAPSLIKYIKPSEYDRSRYKIYTASHFEPNSDGYKNKLLNYTDNCDEKVLATLLFRKTGNSFEDLLNRVKQMSLQEKRNHILESLENIESYDSLPREFELAEFIFQLNISASCFAQLKRHRMSTIITSDYKTDYGYTIPESIIAIGKQEEFTQIIGETEKFYSKLAKTYPEIKNYILTNAHHKLVIFKLNLRELCNFARLREDRNAQWEIRELAHWIVAECKKVAPLTTMLICGKDEFEKVYRNVYIKE from the coding sequence TTGCAGGTAAAACTCGCTGGCTTTAATATAGATTTTGACCAGATTAAGGATTTTTCTAATTGCTTAAAAAAATTAAATAATCTGAAAGCTATAAAGGATAAATTTGAAAAAATTCAGTTTACTCCAGAAACTATTTCTGCAGCCTACGCACGCATTAGCAGGTCTCAGAAATCAGTTGATGAATTACGCAAGCAATCTGTAGAAGATGTTGAAAAAGCAAGAAAATCAAATCAAAAAATTGTGTTTGATATGGGGCATAGTTCCATTGCAGAACATGCTGTGTTTAATCTTGATATTATTGGTATTTCGCGATATTTAACTGAATTTGTCCAGCGAACACGATTAGCTTCTTTTACTGAAAAATCACAAAGATATGTTACACTTCACGGTGATTATGTTTTGCCTGCTGAAATAAAAAACGATTTAGAATTTCGTAATGAATTTATTAAAATCATTGAAATACAAAATCAAGCTTATTTAGAATTCTTTGAAAATCTTAAAGATTATTACTTTAAACAAAATGAAAATTATAGTTCACCTCAAAAATTAAGTAAGAGAGAATTGGAAGGAAAGGCAAAAGAAGATTCTCGATATGTACTTTCACTTGCTACTCAAGCCCAGATGGGAATGACCATTAATGCAAGAAGTGTTGAAAGATTATTGAAAAGATTATATGCAATTCCTTTTAAGGAGGCAACTGAACTTGCTGATAAAATTTATAACGAAGTGAAATCTGTTGCTCCATCATTGATTAAATATATTAAACCTTCAGAATATGATAGAAGCAGATATAAAATCTATACAGCCTCACATTTTGAACCAAATTCAGATGGATATAAAAATAAATTATTAAATTATACAGACAATTGTGATGAAAAAGTATTGGCAACTCTTCTTTTTCGAAAAACAGGGAATTCATTTGAAGATTTATTAAACAGAGTTAAGCAAATGTCATTACAAGAAAAGAGAAATCATATTCTTGAATCTTTAGAAAATATTGAAAGTTATGATTCATTACCTCGTGAGTTTGAATTGGCGGAATTTATTTTTCAATTAAACATCAGTGCATCCTGTTTTGCACAACTGAAACGGCATAGAATGAGTACTATTATTACTTCCGATTACAAAACCGATTATGGATATACCATTCCTGAAAGTATTATAGCAATTGGCAAGCAAGAAGAGTTTACACAAATCATAGGGGAGACAGAAAAATTTTATTCTAAACTTGCAAAGACTTATCCGGAGATTAAGAATTACATTTTGACAAATGCTCATCATAAATTGGTTATATTTAAATTGAATTTGCGTGAGTTATGCAATTTTGCTCGTTTGCGTGAGGACAGGAATGCTCAATGGGAGATAAGAGAATTAGCTCATTGGATTGTCGCAGAATGCAAAAAAGTTGCTCCTCTCACAACTATGCTGATTTGCGGCAAAGATGAGTTTGAGAAAGTATACAGGAATGTTTATATAAAAGAATGA
- a CDS encoding aldehyde ferredoxin oxidoreductase family protein, translating into MNGWMGKIIKVDLSTRKKETIAIKESLRRKYLGGRGLGVKLYTQICSQFTDPFSPENALIFLTGPLTGTVLTSGRYQVISRSPLTTTICDSSSGGNFGARLKGTGIDGIIIQGKSAKPVYLYITKAGVEIRNAEHIWGKNTHETRDAIMNETSSKTSIACIGPAGENKVLFASIMNDRDRASGRGGFGAIMGSKNLKAIAAYGTKTVSVRYPNKLKDLLFRIDRLVDKNPITGKSLKVLGTSVLVNVINAHGMFPTRNFKYGVFNDAEGISGEKIAESIVQKKSACYKCPIACGRSTKTANRQGEGPEYETVWAFGAQLGINDLKAVTEANYTCNELGLDTISTGNTIGCAMELSEVGAFPYNLKWGEAKKIVGIVEDIAYKRGIGVELALGSKRLSEKYGRQELSMQVKGMELPAYDPRGAQGQALAFATSNRGGCHMRAYMIGPEILGQPVFLDRFSTKGKPEIVVLLQDISAFVDSIILCRFLQFALGVSTFTEMLNCVTGIEFTDEEVLKIGKRIYTLERDFNAKAGFTREDDMLPSRFLTEKFSEGPSRNRVVKLDEMLDKYYAIRGWDSNGVPTKKTIKELDL; encoded by the coding sequence ATGAATGGATGGATGGGTAAAATTATAAAAGTTGATCTTAGTACAAGGAAAAAAGAAACAATCGCAATTAAGGAATCACTAAGGAGAAAATATCTTGGAGGTAGAGGATTGGGGGTCAAACTTTATACACAGATATGTTCACAGTTCACAGACCCATTTTCCCCTGAAAATGCTTTGATTTTTCTAACAGGTCCCTTGACAGGTACTGTTCTTACATCCGGCCGTTATCAGGTGATTTCACGGTCTCCTCTTACTACTACAATTTGTGATTCAAGCTCTGGAGGAAATTTCGGTGCACGGCTGAAAGGAACAGGTATTGACGGAATAATAATTCAAGGAAAATCCGCCAAGCCTGTTTATCTCTATATTACTAAAGCAGGAGTTGAAATAAGAAATGCTGAACATATTTGGGGAAAAAATACCCATGAAACCAGAGATGCGATTATGAATGAGACTTCCTCAAAGACATCTATTGCATGTATCGGTCCTGCAGGAGAAAATAAGGTTCTATTTGCATCAATAATGAATGATAGAGATAGAGCCTCTGGTAGAGGTGGTTTTGGGGCTATTATGGGTTCCAAAAACCTTAAAGCAATTGCTGCTTATGGCACTAAAACCGTTTCTGTTAGATACCCGAATAAACTGAAAGACCTTCTTTTCCGTATTGATAGACTTGTTGATAAAAATCCGATAACTGGAAAATCATTAAAAGTTTTAGGCACATCTGTTCTTGTTAATGTGATAAATGCGCATGGTATGTTTCCAACCAGAAATTTTAAGTATGGAGTTTTTAATGATGCCGAAGGCATAAGTGGTGAGAAAATTGCTGAATCTATTGTTCAGAAAAAGAGTGCATGCTATAAATGTCCAATTGCTTGCGGAAGGTCAACTAAGACTGCAAATAGACAAGGTGAAGGGCCGGAATATGAAACTGTATGGGCTTTTGGTGCACAATTAGGTATTAATGATTTAAAAGCGGTTACTGAGGCAAATTACACTTGTAATGAGCTTGGACTTGATACAATTTCTACAGGAAATACTATTGGATGTGCAATGGAATTATCTGAGGTTGGAGCATTCCCTTATAATTTAAAATGGGGAGAGGCAAAGAAAATTGTTGGAATTGTTGAGGATATTGCATATAAGCGAGGTATTGGTGTAGAACTTGCATTAGGTTCTAAACGACTTTCCGAGAAATATGGTAGACAGGAACTCTCAATGCAGGTAAAAGGTATGGAGCTTCCTGCTTATGACCCTCGTGGAGCACAAGGTCAAGCACTCGCTTTTGCAACATCTAATCGGGGCGGCTGTCATATGCGTGCATATATGATTGGACCTGAAATTTTAGGCCAGCCTGTATTTCTGGATAGATTTTCTACTAAAGGGAAACCAGAAATAGTTGTTCTTCTTCAGGATATTTCTGCTTTTGTTGATTCAATAATTTTGTGTAGATTTCTCCAATTTGCGTTAGGAGTATCTACATTCACAGAAATGTTAAACTGTGTAACAGGCATTGAATTTACCGATGAAGAAGTATTAAAAATTGGTAAAAGAATCTATACCCTTGAGAGAGATTTTAATGCAAAAGCAGGATTTACACGAGAAGACGATATGCTTCCTTCCCGTTTTCTTACAGAAAAGTTTAGTGAGGGACCTTCACGAAACAGAGTTGTAAAACTTGATGAGATGCTTGATAAATATTATGCTATAAGGGGATGGGATTCAAACGGTGTTCCAACTAAAAAGACAATCAAAGAACTTGATTTATAA